In Bufo gargarizans isolate SCDJY-AF-19 chromosome 6, ASM1485885v1, whole genome shotgun sequence, a single genomic region encodes these proteins:
- the FAM217B gene encoding protein FAM217B has translation MKKVSRPTAIHESAGFASHEKCKAQEMKKESLNECCYGNQLTNDTLSPKNRSQHYSSTSDSRMLEPVKSTERHEAVWALSNRSSIDNTTSSQYSQSLEKLFLGLESVRLSTEDEDSASDLSDSERVPIPPSPLTPPKLNLRAEEINPGYFSQHVKYGCEDYEYSDFLPPPYNSWNLHQVSMFLNKEGKNTLQSTASAPLERYVDRLLQLEWLQMQTVQSEKAKKSRPQTVPATCRNGKSPGKCKPWQSPLPTKLLSGLDSVPKTNNGQDKNSHKKYAHRELCGAMCLRKSCSTVSGTGEILPSAPKQTHDVKCKKKTVTNCQQTKAMLLADSKMLCAGNIRPERQISILSNTESLPKQTKGSKIRKSALSVNSQVTNRHCIAEQKK, from the coding sequence TGCTGGTTTTGCTTCTCATGAAAAATGTAAAGCACAAGAAATGAAAAAGGAGTCGTTAAATGAATGTTGTTATGGAAACCAGCTTACAAATGACACCCTTTCTCCGAAAAACAGATCACAGCATTATTCCAGCACGTCAGACAGCAGAATGCTAGAACCAGTTAAATCTACGGAGCGGCATGAGGCAGTTTGGGCTCTAAGTAATAGGTCATCCATTGACAATACGACCAGCTCTCAATATAGTCAGTCTCTGGAAAAACTATTCCTGGGCTTAGAGTCAGTCCGGCTCTCAACAGAAGATGAGGACAGTGCCAGTGACCTTTCAGATTCTGAAAGAGTTCCTATCCCACCATCACCACTGACACCTCCTAAGCTGAATCTACGAGCCGAAGAGATCAATCCTGGTTATTTCAGTCAGCACGTGAAATATGGGTGCGAAGATTATGAGTATTCAGATTTTCTGCCTCCACCTTACAACTCCTGGAACCTTCACCAGGTCTCCATGTTTCTCAATAAGGAAGGCAAAAATACCTTACAGTCGACAGCATCAGCCCCCCTAGAGAGATATGTTGACCGTCTTCTCCAGTTAGAATGGCTTCAAATGCAAACTGTGCAATCTGAAAAGGCAAAAAAGTCTAGACCTCAGACAGTTCCTGCAACATGCCGTAATGGAAAATCTCCAGGAAAATGTAAACCTTGGCAAAGTCCATTGCCCACCAAACTTTTATCTGGTTTAGATAGTGTTCCCAAAACAAACAATGGACAGGATAAaaattctcacaaaaaatatGCCCACCGTGAACTCTGTGGTGCAATGTGTTTGCGGAAAAGCTGCTCAACTGTTTCTGGAACAGGAGAGATTCTCCCATCTGCACCGAAACAAACTCATGATGTgaaatgtaagaaaaaaactgTAACAAACTGTCAGCAAACAAAAGCCATGTTATTAGCTGACTCCAAGATGCTTTGTGCTGGCAATATTAGACCTGAGAGGCAAATTTCCATTTTGAGTAATACAGAAAGCCTCCCAAAGCAGACCAAAGGCAGTAAAATTAGGAAAAGTGCACTGTCAGTCAATAGTCAGGTCACAAATAGACACTGTATAGcagaacaaaaaaagtaa